Part of the Nothobranchius furzeri strain GRZ-AD chromosome 2, NfurGRZ-RIMD1, whole genome shotgun sequence genome, TCAAAGATAAAAGTCTACTAAAACGAACAATTCCTCTGCCAACGGTGAAAGTGGGACCAGAGATAAAACAGACACAAGGTTTTTAATAGATTAAAAAGGTGGATAAAATCACGCTTCAGGAGCTCCGATTGCTGCTTGTAGATGTTGTAGCTGCTGGCGTGGATAAAAACCTTACTCACATGTGAATGGAGATCAGCAATATTTATCACTGCTGCTAGCGCTCCTCTCATCCGAACATTCCTCATAAtgcatcaaagtcaaagtcagtttaattgtcacttctgccacatgtacaggacatacagagaaatgaaattacgttactctcaagctctcgctagatagaaaataaacatttagtataaaaacagtaatcaagttcagagagactgtgggggaaaagagaggaaagttgggagagccgggagggagtttagcttcctaactgcctgatggataaagctgtccttcagtctgttggtcctggccttgagactccgcagtctcctccctgacggcagcagctcgaagaggctttgcgttgggtgagtgggatcagccgcaatccgaagggccttttttgtgaggcgggtgATGTAAATGTCTgatagggaggggagagagaccccaatgaccttctctgctgctctcactatacGTTGGAGGGTATTAATGCATGAAACGTTGCAGGCTCtgaaccacacagtgatgccgcacgacagtatgctctcgatggtgcctctgtagaaagtgtacatgatgggggctggtgctcttgctcttcttagtttgcggaggaagaagagacgctgctgtgatttcctcgccaatgctatggtgttgttcgtccaggagagatcttctgtaatgtgcacacccaggaacttggtgctgctcacACTCTCCACAGACACACCGTTGATGGTCAGCAGAGCGTGCTGAGTGTGTgctctcctgaagtccacaacaatCTCCTTGGTCTTCTCCACATTTAGAGAGAGGTTGTTGTCAGCACACCATGTGGTAAGGCGGCTCACCTCGGTCCTGTAGTCGGTCTCATCCCCGTGGTttatgagacccaccactgttgtgtcatccgcaaacttgatgaagaggttagagctgtgtaatggtgtacagtcgtgggtcagcagagtgaagaggagggggctcagcacacatccCTGGGGGGCCCCCGTGTTTGAAATGATGGTGCTGGATGTGTTTCTGCCGACCCGTACTGCTTgtggtcttccagtgaggaagtccaacagccagttacacagtgaggtgttgagacccagctggaccagtttttgagtaagctgttgggggatgatggtgttgaatgctgaactaaagtctatgaacagcatCTGGACATATAAGTCTTTTTTGTCCAGATGTGTGAGGGCTGAGTGGAGTGCAGTGGAGATGGCATCATCGGTCGAGCGGTTGGGCCGGTATGCAAACTGGAAGGGGTCCAGGCAGGGGggcatgatgctgatgatgagcaTGCTGATCACTGTTGCCGGAAGTACATTCAACATCTAGTACACGTTGAGGTCCAGGTGGACAAGCATCTCCAGGGCTGCTGCGACCTTGGATCCGGGTTGAATTGCAGAACTCCTCGGCGAGTTCTGGCTGTAATCCAGGGCAACACTGTGAAGCTGCAGGAGCAGTGATCCTGCAGAGGGGTGGGGTCCAGGTGCTGTCGGAGAGGGAAAGTCCGGACCCAGGATGCTGAACCTGTTTGTCAGCTGCAGGCAGGTAGGAGAAGAGTGGTAGGAACTGTCCCATGCTTCCTTACTGTGGACCAGACACCCGACACAACTGGAGTGGACTTGATCGGGGCTTTGCGCTTTGCGCTTTGCCCCCTGCCGAAACCAGCGGTCGTCCTCTGCAGCAAGAGAAACATAGGCAGTCTGCACCCCATCCAGAGACCCTGTAGCGAATGTCCATGGCCTCACCGTGCTAGAGGGGAACCGTGTCAGCCAGCTGGGCACTAGTGGTGGTGGAGATGGTCCGACCCAGGATAACGTTTGAGTTTTGCTCATTTTGTTGGGTTTGGTGAAAATGTGATCCTCTGCTCCAGCTTGAAAACTCTCTGGCTGAACCTGAGATGGCTCTCACAGCCAGGGCTCTAGGTGAGCAGAGGCACGGAGGGGGAAGAGTAGTGATGGCCCACACTGCCACTTCAGTAAGGTAAAAGCATGCGATTACAGCaactgatcatttaaaaaaaatgcctTCAGAGCAACGTTAAAAAGTTGTATGCAATTACTACGGCCAGTTGTTTAAACACGAAATGACATAAAACCAGATCAACAAGCGTGTTTTGTCGGGAGCCAGTCTAGCAGAAGTGAGGTGCAGTAATCAATCCTGGATTGATGAGGCTGTGGTGTGAGGAGGTAGAGATGGACGGAGATGAGAAATGTCTCCCAAATAGGTCGCAGGTTATTAAAATCGTTGGAGAGATTTCGCGTCTCTTGAGCCTTCCACATCAGTCACGGTGAGAAAGTTAACTCTTTTCTTTTTCTCCGTTTACAGAGCCAAGTCCACACCGGTGTCCAAAATATTATGATTATTTTCACGTAAcatctttttgtgttttttacagCGTAAGCAACGTGAGACGAGGTCATCTGTCCAGCAGCTCCGCATCATCACAAGACCAGGAACTGAAACCGGTGGAGGAAGGAGCCGAGAATGATTCCAGCGATGGTGGAGAGAATCCAGACTCGGATGACTGGAATCCAGAGCTGGAATCTCCAACCaaacaaaaatggaaaaataaatcTAAAACGGCAGTAAATAAGAAGAATAACTGTAAAGTGTGTGGAGTGTGGTACAGGCACCTGGTAAGTTTGGTGCGGCACTCCTGGACTCACGTGGAGCAGCAGCAGGATGTCTGTGGCGTCTGTGAGGAGAAGTTTGATTCAGTGGAAAAGTTAAAGGAACATCTACAAAATCACCAGAAACTTCACGGCTGTTCACTCTGTGGGAAGACTTTTGTTTCCCTGGCAAGTCTCAATAAACACAGAGCTAGACACGCAGTGAAGCGGGCTTTTAAATGTCTGATTTGTGACCAAAGCTTCGATAACGTGTCTGCTCTGTACCATCATCGTCTGTCACACAGAGAAGAGAAACCACACCAATGTGACGTTTGTcagaaatcctttattttggagaAGCAGCTCACGGCACACCGAGAGACACACTCCAGAGTTGATGAATACTTCTGCAAAATCTGTAATAAGTCTTTTACTAACCGTAAAGGTCTGACCCGTCACAGGGCGATCCACTCAGCAGAGCGGCGATACGCCTGCGAGGTCTGTGGGAAACTCTTTAAACTGCGTGATTCAGTACAGAAACACATGAGAACCCACACCGTCCAAGATCGATCGTtcctctgccacatctgcagcaaAACCTTTCCATCGAATGGAAATCTGAAGATTCACATTCAGACTCATGGCAGCGAGAGACCGTTCATCTGTGATGTGTGCGGGAAAGCTTTCGTATTCAAAGGAAGTCTAAGTGCTCACACGAGGACTcacagcagcgaggcgccgcacaAGTGCTCCGAGTGCGGACGCTGCTTCAAATGGAAGTCTCACCTGAATGTCCACCTCTTTGGCCACGCTGGCGTCAAACGCTTCAGCTGTGGGGTTTGTGGGAAAGCGTGTTATCGACAGGAACACCTGAAGGTTCACATGAGGACCCACAATGGAGAGAAACCCTACAAGTGCTCCATCTGTGAGAAAGCCTTCACCCAGAGCCACTGTCTGAAAACTCACATGAAGATCCACCAGACCGCAGAAAACCCTGTCCCTGGTCCGCCAGAGTCCTCGGTGACATCATCAGCCGAACCTTCATGCTTCAGTGTTGACGAGCAGCGACTCTGAGCTCCCCTGAACTGAACTCTGGCCCTCTCCACAGCTAGATCTTGAATGTGATTGGTAATTGATTATTCTGATTCATAGCTGAACCCCTGACATCACCCAGCCCAAAACAAGAGGCAGTCTTCAAGACGTTTGAGCTACGCCCGCCTAACTGGCTGACATGAGTGCCTCAGACATTTTTGAACCCCACAGGAAAATATACTTGGTGTTTGGTTATCTGTTgtactgtgttttttttttaagtaatctgacattttcatattttacacTGTACCTCAACATGAAAGATAAGAATTTCTTAAATAAAATAAAGGTAAAAGTACCACTTTTATTGTCTCAGGTTCATGTTTGGGGTTGAGTTTATGTTTGAGGTGTGTAGAGtggtaaatgtagtgctttaaaAGCTAAATATATAACCTTTACCTATGAACACTAAGCTgtgataaatatagaatatcaacctgcttggtctttggatgttaatTAGAAGAAAACGgcttcaggttgtgtgtgtgtgtgtgtgtgtgtgtgtgtgtgtgcgtgcccgtgtggggggtcttgttctgtgtgaaaacgaagcggtacaagtgataatgctgcaggatttcataattgtatcttctcagcagcagcactgcaggtgctctccatgtccagcatgtgtgtaagccaggtccttagtcaacttaaagttacgcacattttttctgctaagttttctttcataaatcccaaagtttgcgtggaaagtagcttacgcagttttccgaccccgttttgtgcgtaagctagcttgatgaatgaggccccaggtcattaagccaatcggtaAAAAATAGTAGTGGCTTAAATAAATCACCAAGGTGGGATTCATTAGCTCCCAATCTTTCAGGTGGCTGAGGCGGCTGTGCTGGACACACGTGAACCTGCTGCCAATCAGGACCACCTACATCCCAGGTGTCCTAAAccattacagggtatccgcgggtccttaaaaagtcttaaaaagtcttaaatttgcttttccaaatttaaggccttaaaaatccttaaaaattactaataatccttaaatacagtttccagaggtcttaaattaccaaagacccaataaacaagattattttatttcaattttcatgaatttctagttagtgttcagcatttttttgtgtacgatgttggcgtaagcggaaccgtacacattcagttggttatgaaaggggcttttttagatgagcacattagctgtttaagctagtgggagattgcaccatggggacgtgcaacttttatggtaactggatggctaatcccactttCGCAACGTGGttcgcaccggttccaggcaatagctggaaattatagtttaaattacattttaaaaaatagcttaaatttggtcaaagtggccttaaaaaggtcttaaaaagtcttaaatttggctcccttaaacctgcagataccctgcattaAGATTGGTGTCTACACGTGAATCTGCGTGGACATATTTGCTGCTCGCGACAACACATCTGTAGGTTTCCCTGAAACCGCGAGACCAGCCTCCACTGGGAGTGAAGTTTGAGCACCAAGCTTGACCCAGGATGCTCCCTTACGTATTTTCCCTAGACTCGCGGATTCCCAGACTCCTGGTAGTAGCCCCCGAGCGCAGCTCCAACTCTTAATATTAATACAACTGGGAATAGTTTACTATCTTTAGAGGAGACATCTATGCATTTGATTGAACCTTCACATTTTATCATACAAATCTTTAAAACATAAATATATTATCAAAATGTTACCTTGTACCTCTATTAGGGTGCTGCAAATAACAAAATCCATCTCAAAGTTCTGTCAAAGCCATTTCTGCCATTTTAATGGCTGTAAATCCAGCTTGTGCTAACTGTTAAAACAGGAAATAgacttcaaaaataaaagcatttcatcCAAACAGGAAATTGACCAAAACAGATTATAAATAGCTTGTTAATAAAATACAAGCCAATGAAGAAGTGATTTTAGGGTAAGTTACACTCCCACTGAAATATGAAGAATTGGTTTACACAAGAAGAGAAAGGAACAAAATAACCCAAGTTAAGGTTAGTGAGAAACACCTAAATGGACTTTTTTGTACTAATAAACCG contains:
- the LOC107374437 gene encoding zinc finger protein 37 isoform X3, whose amino-acid sequence is MMFYCSSGGSEPLSGSKTDIVRGIITEKLTTAAQEIFAVVERIVTDYEAEASGLRQQVDRQRRQLELLQPRVKLLREELVPDQRSHEVVAAGEEEEQPDEEEAESQDLLPWTSEVEDGGDDDEGGDDDAPANLGPFQDNLKDPDYIIPSRSDTSVGNSVRKGPCRPRLSGTHDGIDLRVRLLEDPDTKGLSNEVFKKTPVQDLKCPRGLQELDFLHLLRSSFPQLADGEPFDLFKSDCSRKLLPLRVNALTPEEILKAFNWSGRCRRLPLYIRLKNGKEKENGNEDELRGFPRVAHPMISANDQTDLHTSVSNVRRGHLSSSSASSQDQELKPVEEGAENDSSDGGENPDSDDWNPELESPTKQKWKNKSKTAVNKKNNCKVCGVWYRHLVSLVRHSWTHVEQQQDVCGVCEEKFDSVEKLKEHLQNHQKLHGCSLCGKTFVSLASLNKHRARHAVKRAFKCLICDQSFDNVSALYHHRLSHREEKPHQCDVCQKSFILEKQLTAHRETHSRVDEYFCKICNKSFTNRKGLTRHRAIHSAERRYACEVCGKLFKLRDSVQKHMRTHTVQDRSFLCHICSKTFPSNGNLKIHIQTHGSERPFICDVCGKAFVFKGSLSAHTRTHSSEAPHKCSECGRCFKWKSHLNVHLFGHAGVKRFSCGVCGKACYRQEHLKVHMRTHNGEKPYKCSICEKAFTQSHCLKTHMKIHQTAENPVPGPPESSVTSSAEPSCFSVDEQRL